The following proteins come from a genomic window of Streptomyces sp. GS7:
- a CDS encoding peptidoglycan D,D-transpeptidase FtsI family protein yields MNKPLRRVAIFCGLLVLALLIRVNWVQFVQSDQLKNDPHNRRVAIERYSTPRGNIIVDGKAITGSATTDVGDFKYKRTYKDGKMWAPVTGYASQAFDSNQLEKLNDAILTGTDDRLFFSRTVDMFTGGKQKGGNVVTTLDAKAQKAAFDGLGNSKGAVVALNPETGAILALASTPSYDPSTFAGMSNKDAAAYNALQKKNDPDEPMLNRALRQTYPPGSTFKIVTASAALENGLYTDVDAKTDSPVPYTLPDTAGVQLKNEGDIPCENASMRVALQWSCNTVFGKISGDLGNKKMKAEAEKFGFNNDMIDTPVRAAESIFPKDNRPQNAMAGIGQASNRATPLQMAMVASAVANGGKLMKPYMVDQLVAPNLNVVQQHTPQEMSRPLKPENAQKIQSMMETVVKEGTGTNAKIPGVTVGGKTGTAQHGENNKDNPYAWFISYAKTAKGTPVAVAVVIEGSDTLRDDIAGGKLAAPIAKGVMEAVISGEK; encoded by the coding sequence CTTCTGCGGCCTGCTCGTCCTCGCCCTGCTGATCCGCGTGAACTGGGTGCAGTTCGTGCAGAGCGACCAGCTCAAGAACGACCCGCACAACCGCCGGGTCGCCATCGAGCGCTACAGCACGCCGCGCGGCAACATCATCGTGGACGGCAAGGCCATCACCGGGTCGGCGACCACCGACGTCGGCGACTTCAAGTACAAGCGCACGTACAAAGACGGCAAAATGTGGGCGCCGGTCACCGGCTACGCCTCGCAGGCGTTCGACTCCAACCAGTTGGAGAAGCTCAACGACGCCATCCTCACCGGCACCGACGACCGGCTCTTCTTCAGCCGCACCGTGGACATGTTCACCGGCGGCAAGCAGAAGGGCGGCAACGTGGTGACCACCCTGGACGCCAAGGCCCAGAAGGCCGCCTTCGACGGTCTCGGCAACAGCAAGGGCGCGGTCGTCGCGCTCAACCCGGAGACCGGTGCGATCCTGGCGCTGGCCAGCACCCCGTCCTACGACCCGTCCACGTTCGCGGGGATGAGCAACAAGGACGCCGCGGCGTACAACGCGCTGCAGAAGAAGAACGACCCGGACGAGCCGATGCTCAACCGGGCGCTGCGCCAGACCTACCCGCCCGGCTCCACCTTCAAGATCGTCACCGCCTCGGCGGCCCTGGAGAACGGCCTCTACACCGACGTCGACGCCAAGACCGACTCCCCGGTGCCGTACACGCTCCCCGACACCGCCGGCGTGCAGCTGAAGAACGAGGGCGACATCCCCTGCGAGAACGCCAGCATGCGGGTGGCGCTGCAGTGGTCCTGCAACACCGTCTTCGGCAAGATCAGTGGGGATCTCGGCAACAAGAAGATGAAGGCCGAGGCGGAGAAGTTCGGCTTCAACAACGACATGATCGACACCCCGGTCCGCGCCGCCGAGAGCATCTTCCCCAAGGACAACCGGCCGCAGAACGCGATGGCCGGCATCGGCCAGGCGTCGAACCGCGCCACCCCGCTGCAGATGGCCATGGTCGCCTCGGCGGTCGCCAACGGCGGCAAGCTGATGAAGCCGTACATGGTCGACCAGCTGGTCGCGCCGAACCTCAACGTCGTCCAGCAGCACACGCCGCAGGAGATGAGCCGGCCGCTCAAGCCGGAGAACGCGCAGAAGATCCAGAGCATGATGGAGACCGTGGTCAAGGAGGGCACGGGAACCAACGCGAAGATCCCCGGCGTTACTGTCGGCGGGAAGACGGGCACCGCGCAGCACGGCGAGAACAACAAGGACAACCCGTACGCCTGGTTCATCTCCTACGCGAAGACCGCCAAGGGAACCCCGGTAGCGGTCGCCGTCGTCATTGAGGGATCGGACACGCTCCGGGACGACATCGCCGGTGGCAAGCTGGCCGCTCCGATCGCGAAAGGCGTGATGGAGGCGGTCATCTCGGGCGAGAAGTGA
- a CDS encoding rhomboid family intramembrane serine protease: MDQVPGSPQEPQDAHGRDGLSGCYRHPDRTTGVRCTRCDRPICPECMVSASVGFQCPDCVRNGGGTGHAPGASAPRTIAGGTVTADPRLVTKILLGVNAAVFVAVLAAGSGLVDRLDMLGLAVDPSHYQLVGVAHGEWYRLLTAVFLHQQIPHIAFNMLSLWWLGPPLEAALGRLRYLTLYLLAGLGGSALTYLLAAQNQPSLGASGAIFGLLGATAVLMRRLRYDMKPVLILLGLNLAFTFLWPNIAWQAHVGGLVVGAAVAFGMVHAPRDRRTLVHAGTCVLALLAIVAVVWVRTLQLVG; this comes from the coding sequence ATGGACCAGGTGCCAGGCAGCCCGCAGGAGCCGCAGGACGCGCACGGCCGCGACGGCCTGTCCGGCTGCTACCGCCATCCCGACCGGACGACCGGCGTCCGCTGCACCCGCTGCGACCGGCCGATCTGCCCGGAGTGCATGGTCAGTGCCTCGGTCGGCTTCCAGTGCCCGGACTGCGTACGCAACGGCGGCGGCACCGGCCACGCGCCGGGTGCGAGCGCGCCGCGCACGATAGCGGGCGGCACGGTCACCGCCGACCCGCGGCTGGTCACCAAGATCCTGCTGGGCGTCAACGCCGCCGTCTTCGTCGCGGTCCTGGCGGCCGGCAGCGGCCTGGTCGACCGGCTGGACATGCTCGGACTGGCCGTCGACCCGAGCCACTACCAGCTCGTCGGCGTCGCCCACGGCGAGTGGTACCGCCTGCTGACCGCGGTCTTCCTGCACCAGCAGATCCCGCACATCGCCTTCAACATGCTCTCGCTGTGGTGGCTGGGCCCGCCCCTGGAGGCGGCGCTCGGCAGGCTCCGCTACCTCACCCTCTACCTGCTCGCCGGCCTCGGCGGCAGCGCCCTGACGTATCTCCTCGCCGCGCAGAACCAGCCCTCGCTGGGGGCGTCCGGCGCGATCTTCGGGCTGCTGGGCGCGACGGCGGTGCTGATGCGCCGGCTGCGCTACGACATGAAGCCGGTGCTGATCCTGCTCGGCCTCAACCTGGCCTTCACGTTCCTGTGGCCGAACATCGCCTGGCAGGCGCATGTCGGCGGGCTGGTCGTGGGCGCCGCGGTGGCGTTCGGGATGGTGCACGCGCCGCGCGACCGCCGGACGCTGGTGCACGCCGGGACGTGTGTGCTGGCGCTGCTCGCGATCGTCGCGGTGGTGTGGGTACGGACCCTTCAGCTGGTGGGCTGA
- a CDS encoding class E sortase: MTASGIDQDSDRSARSPNPRRRWAAVASVVSVIGELLITAGVILGLFVAYSLWWTNVLADRESHKQSDQVRKHWAAPPPAGPKGPGELDTKDGIGFLHVPAMDNGEVLVKKGTDTDVLNEGVAGYYTKPVKSALPQDTKGNFALAAHRDGHGAKFHNIDKLKDGDPIVFETKDTWYVYKVFATLPQTSKYNVTVLDKIPAESGKHTAGRYITLTTCTPVYTSDYRYIVWGELVRTQKVDADRTPPEELR; this comes from the coding sequence GTGACTGCCAGCGGAATCGACCAGGACAGCGACCGGTCCGCGCGGTCACCGAACCCGCGCCGGCGGTGGGCGGCCGTCGCCTCCGTCGTCAGCGTCATCGGTGAGCTGCTGATCACGGCCGGTGTGATCCTGGGGCTGTTCGTCGCCTACTCGCTGTGGTGGACCAACGTCCTCGCCGACCGCGAGTCGCACAAGCAGAGCGACCAGGTCCGCAAGCACTGGGCGGCGCCGCCGCCCGCCGGCCCCAAGGGACCGGGGGAGCTGGACACCAAGGACGGTATCGGCTTCCTGCACGTACCGGCGATGGACAACGGCGAGGTGCTGGTCAAGAAGGGCACCGACACCGACGTCCTCAACGAAGGCGTCGCCGGCTACTACACCAAGCCGGTCAAGTCGGCGCTGCCGCAGGACACGAAGGGCAACTTCGCCCTCGCCGCGCACCGCGACGGCCACGGCGCCAAGTTCCACAACATCGACAAGCTCAAGGACGGCGATCCGATCGTCTTCGAGACGAAGGACACCTGGTACGTCTACAAGGTCTTCGCGACGCTGCCGCAGACCTCGAAGTACAACGTGACCGTCCTCGACAAGATCCCCGCGGAGTCCGGCAAGCACACGGCGGGCCGCTACATCACCCTCACGACCTGCACTCCCGTCTACACCTCGGACTACCGCTACATCGTCTGGGGCGAGCTGGTACGCACCCAGAAGGTCGACGCGGACCGCACACCCCCCGAGGAACTCCGCTAG
- the pknB gene encoding Stk1 family PASTA domain-containing Ser/Thr kinase has protein sequence MEEPRRLGGRYELGSVLGRGGMAEVYLAHDTRLGRTVAVKTLRVDLARDPSFQARFRREAQSAASLNHPSIVAVYDTGEDYVDGVSIPYIVMEYVDGSTLRELLHSGRKLLPERSLEMTTGVLQALEYSHRAGIVHRDIKPANVMLTRTGQVKVMDFGIARAMGDAGMTMTQTAAVIGTAQYLSPEQAKGEQVDARSDLYSTGCLLYELLTVRPPFVGDSPVAVAYQHVREEPQKPSNFDPEISPEMDAIVLKALVKDPDYRYQSADEMRADIEAALDGQPVAATAALGAVGYDQDQPTTMLRPQDPGGPKTSMMPPISADDGGYGYDDRTDRRRGGGRKKSNVSTILLVLAAVLVLVGAIFIGKAMFSGGNKGSKVPVPNLVGKTLAEATAFGHNGSFNVVKGGSKACDNAKKGQVTEQDPAADSNIDKDGTVTVTMCSGTVKVAVPDVTGYTFDKAKTILAGKGFTNVQQQQKVSDAKPGTVTDQDPTAQTEAPKDTQITLTIAQATPKVTVPDVKGQDVNAATKQLQDQGFTVQRGPDRNVTDPSQNGKVVGESPDGNTQAAPNSTVTLTVGKAAAQTPVPNVVGQKVKDAKKTLQQAGFNNIQFAGGSSQDDKAMVMSQDPQPGPPADPASTTVTLTTVGGNGNGNGGGFIGGDFGGKNN, from the coding sequence ATGGAAGAGCCGCGTCGCCTCGGCGGCCGGTACGAGCTGGGCTCGGTGCTCGGCCGTGGTGGCATGGCCGAGGTCTACCTCGCGCATGACACCCGCCTCGGCCGCACCGTAGCGGTGAAGACACTGCGGGTGGACCTCGCCCGCGACCCGTCCTTCCAGGCCCGGTTCCGCCGTGAGGCCCAGTCGGCCGCCTCGCTGAACCATCCGTCGATCGTCGCGGTCTACGACACCGGCGAGGACTACGTCGACGGGGTGTCGATCCCGTACATCGTCATGGAGTACGTCGACGGTTCGACGCTGCGTGAGCTGCTGCACTCCGGGCGGAAACTGCTGCCCGAGCGGTCGCTGGAGATGACGACCGGTGTCCTGCAGGCGCTGGAGTACTCGCACCGGGCCGGCATCGTGCACCGCGACATCAAGCCCGCCAACGTCATGCTGACCCGCACCGGCCAGGTCAAGGTCATGGACTTCGGTATCGCCCGCGCCATGGGCGACGCCGGGATGACCATGACGCAGACCGCGGCGGTGATCGGCACCGCGCAGTACCTCTCGCCGGAGCAGGCCAAGGGCGAGCAGGTCGACGCCCGCTCGGACCTGTACTCCACCGGCTGCCTGCTCTACGAGCTGCTGACCGTGCGCCCGCCGTTCGTCGGCGACTCGCCGGTCGCGGTGGCGTACCAGCACGTCCGGGAGGAGCCGCAGAAGCCCAGCAACTTCGATCCCGAGATCTCGCCCGAGATGGACGCCATCGTCCTCAAGGCGCTGGTCAAGGACCCGGACTACCGCTACCAGTCGGCCGACGAGATGCGCGCCGACATCGAGGCGGCGCTGGACGGCCAGCCGGTCGCGGCGACCGCGGCGCTGGGTGCGGTCGGCTACGACCAGGACCAGCCCACGACGATGCTGCGCCCGCAGGACCCGGGCGGCCCGAAGACGTCGATGATGCCGCCGATAAGCGCGGACGACGGGGGCTACGGCTACGACGACCGCACCGACCGGCGCCGGGGCGGCGGCCGGAAGAAGAGCAACGTCTCGACGATCCTGCTGGTCCTGGCGGCCGTCCTCGTCCTGGTCGGTGCGATCTTCATCGGCAAGGCGATGTTCAGCGGCGGCAACAAGGGCTCCAAGGTCCCGGTGCCGAACCTCGTCGGCAAGACGCTGGCGGAGGCCACGGCATTCGGTCACAACGGCTCCTTCAACGTCGTCAAGGGCGGCAGCAAGGCCTGCGACAACGCCAAGAAGGGCCAGGTCACCGAGCAGGACCCGGCGGCCGACTCGAACATCGACAAGGACGGCACGGTCACCGTCACGATGTGCTCGGGCACGGTGAAGGTCGCCGTCCCGGATGTGACGGGCTACACCTTCGACAAGGCCAAGACGATCCTGGCCGGCAAGGGCTTCACCAACGTCCAGCAGCAGCAGAAGGTCTCCGACGCCAAGCCGGGCACCGTCACGGACCAGGACCCCACGGCCCAGACCGAGGCGCCCAAGGACACCCAGATCACGCTGACCATCGCGCAGGCGACCCCGAAGGTGACCGTCCCGGACGTCAAGGGGCAGGACGTCAATGCCGCGACCAAGCAGCTGCAGGACCAGGGCTTCACGGTCCAGCGGGGGCCGGACCGGAATGTGACCGACCCGTCGCAGAACGGCAAGGTCGTCGGCGAGAGCCCGGACGGCAACACCCAGGCGGCGCCGAACTCCACGGTCACGCTGACGGTCGGCAAGGCAGCGGCGCAGACGCCGGTGCCGAACGTGGTCGGCCAGAAGGTGAAGGACGCGAAGAAGACGCTGCAGCAGGCCGGCTTCAACAACATCCAGTTCGCCGGCGGTAGTTCGCAGGACGACAAGGCCATGGTCATGTCGCAGGACCCGCAGCCCGGGCCCCCCGCGGACCCCGCGTCGACCACCGTGACGCTGACCACCGTCGGCGGCAACGGCAACGGCAACGGCGGAGGGTTCATCGGCGGGGACTTCGGAGGCAAGAACAACTAG
- a CDS encoding DUF881 domain-containing protein: MSNSADSPGRPARPRLRPVRLLTLVVFALAGLLFWLSFDTARGTNLRSDDSMLRLSDLIQERSHKNGAQDGRNAALRAEVDALARRETSSASTAEQTRLKELEKAAGLDPLSGPGLTVTLMDAPPNATAKIPGIPEPQPNDLVIHQQDLQAVVNALWHGGAKGIRVMDQRLISTSAVRCVGNTLILQGRVYSPPYKITAVGDRDALNRALTASPAIQNYLQYVNAYGLGWKVDQHEAVTLPGYSGTVDLHYAQPVKP, translated from the coding sequence TTGAGCAATTCCGCTGACTCCCCCGGGCGTCCGGCCCGCCCGCGGCTGCGGCCCGTCCGACTCCTCACCCTCGTCGTCTTCGCGCTCGCCGGGTTGCTGTTCTGGCTGAGCTTCGACACCGCCCGCGGCACCAACCTCCGCTCCGACGACTCGATGCTGCGGCTGTCCGACCTCATCCAGGAACGCAGCCACAAGAACGGGGCCCAGGACGGCCGCAACGCCGCCCTGCGCGCGGAGGTCGACGCGCTGGCCCGGCGCGAGACCAGCAGCGCCTCCACGGCCGAGCAGACCAGGCTCAAGGAACTGGAGAAGGCCGCCGGCCTGGATCCGCTGTCCGGCCCGGGCCTGACCGTCACGCTCATGGACGCCCCGCCGAACGCCACCGCCAAGATTCCCGGCATCCCCGAGCCGCAGCCCAACGACCTGGTCATCCACCAGCAGGACCTCCAGGCCGTGGTGAACGCCCTGTGGCACGGCGGCGCCAAGGGCATCAGGGTCATGGACCAGCGGCTGATCTCCACCAGCGCCGTCCGCTGCGTCGGCAACACCCTGATCCTCCAGGGCCGCGTCTACTCACCGCCCTACAAGATCACCGCCGTCGGCGACCGCGACGCCCTCAACCGGGCGCTGACCGCGTCCCCCGCCATCCAGAACTACCTGCAGTACGTCAACGCCTACGGCCTCGGCTGGAAAGTCGACCAGCACGAGGCGGTGACTCTTCCCGGCTACTCCGGCACAGTGGATCTCCACTACGCACAGCCTGTGAAGCCGTAG
- a CDS encoding aminodeoxychorismate/anthranilate synthase component II, with translation MTARILVVDNYDSFVFNLVQYLYQLGAECEVLRNDEVAPRHAQDGFDGVLLSPGPGTPEQAGVCVDMVRHCADTGVPVFGVCLGLQSMAVAYGGVVDRAPELLHGKTSPVLHEGAGVFAGLPSPFTATRYHSLAVEPDTVPDALAVTAWTEAEDAPGGRIIMGLRHRELPVEGVQFHPESVLTEWGHRMLANWLVECGDEGAVGRSAGLAPVVGKAGA, from the coding sequence ATGACCGCACGCATTCTCGTCGTCGACAACTACGACAGCTTCGTCTTCAACCTCGTCCAGTACCTCTACCAGCTCGGCGCCGAATGCGAGGTGCTGCGCAACGACGAGGTCGCCCCGCGCCACGCTCAGGACGGCTTCGACGGCGTCCTGCTCTCCCCTGGTCCGGGCACGCCCGAGCAGGCCGGGGTCTGCGTCGACATGGTCCGGCACTGCGCGGACACCGGCGTCCCGGTGTTCGGCGTGTGCCTGGGCCTGCAGTCGATGGCCGTCGCCTACGGCGGTGTGGTGGACCGGGCGCCCGAGCTGCTGCACGGCAAGACCTCGCCCGTCCTGCACGAGGGCGCCGGGGTCTTCGCCGGACTGCCGTCGCCCTTCACCGCGACCCGCTACCACTCCCTGGCCGTCGAGCCGGACACCGTCCCCGACGCGCTGGCGGTCACCGCCTGGACGGAGGCCGAGGACGCCCCCGGCGGCCGGATCATCATGGGCCTGCGGCACCGCGAACTCCCGGTAGAGGGCGTGCAGTTCCACCCCGAGTCGGTGCTGACGGAGTGGGGACACAGGATGCTCGCCAACTGGCTGGTGGAGTGCGGCGACGAGGGAGCGGTGGGGCGTTCGGCGGGGCTGGCCCCGGTGGTCGGCAAGGCCGGCGCGTGA
- the crgA gene encoding cell division protein CrgA — protein MPKSRIRKKDDFTPPPAKTTALKMNSGRGWVAPLMLAMFLIGLAWIVLFYVSEGDLPIKAMGNWNIVCGFGFIAVGFGISTQWK, from the coding sequence GTGCCGAAGTCACGGATCCGCAAGAAGGACGACTTCACGCCGCCGCCGGCGAAGACCACCGCCCTGAAGATGAACTCAGGCCGTGGCTGGGTCGCGCCGCTGATGCTGGCGATGTTCCTGATCGGCCTGGCGTGGATCGTGCTGTTCTACGTGTCCGAGGGCGATCTGCCGATCAAGGCGATGGGCAACTGGAACATCGTCTGCGGCTTCGGCTTCATCGCGGTGGGCTTCGGCATCTCCACGCAGTGGAAGTAG
- a CDS encoding class E sortase: MTALRPERDGRSSDPYESSDPYEPERPYSAQDPYGPGAPDGHPDAFEAAVRRLSDPLNDPLPGGATASLPGPYEPEERAPRTEEGPGSPWFRPHHEPPAQNRPPAQPQSRPAARHRKPAPEDTPPTPPAPRRPQSYGPERDDYGQVNGGLGSGGYAARTEPIPPPFTVAEALTAPLPAIPPLVPKPAAPAAPGPQRDEETMALRQAEGDRDAVSRETGTAAVVSRETGTDPAPEGRAARRKAAQQATRRGGRHGRHGAAAAEATAAATVTAAESPKAPMTRVEARRAQRAAKDSPSLIASRALGEVFITLGVLMLLFVTYQLWWTNVRADAEAGGAANTLQQQWDKGGGEKKNLAVGERFGIMYIPKLDVKAPIAEGIDKTTVLDHGMIGHYDASSGTKTAMPWDPKGNFAVAAHRNTHGEPFRYINRLTKGDKIVVETQSAYYTYEMESVLPQTSPSNTSVIGPVPPGSGFTGPGRYITLTTCTPEFTSTFRLIVWGKMVDERPRSKGKPEALAG, translated from the coding sequence GTGACCGCCCTGCGCCCCGAGCGTGACGGCAGATCCTCCGACCCGTACGAGTCCTCCGACCCGTACGAGCCGGAGCGGCCGTACTCGGCGCAGGATCCTTACGGGCCGGGAGCCCCCGACGGGCACCCCGACGCGTTCGAGGCGGCGGTACGGCGGCTCAGCGACCCGCTGAACGACCCCCTGCCGGGCGGGGCGACGGCATCGCTGCCGGGCCCGTACGAACCGGAGGAGCGGGCACCGCGGACCGAAGAGGGGCCGGGCTCCCCCTGGTTCCGGCCGCACCACGAGCCGCCCGCCCAGAACCGGCCTCCGGCCCAGCCCCAGTCCCGGCCAGCGGCCCGGCACCGGAAACCCGCCCCCGAGGACACCCCACCCACCCCGCCCGCCCCGCGCCGTCCGCAGTCCTACGGCCCCGAGCGCGACGACTACGGGCAGGTCAACGGCGGCCTGGGCAGCGGAGGTTACGCCGCGCGGACCGAGCCGATACCTCCGCCGTTCACGGTCGCCGAGGCCCTGACGGCGCCGCTCCCCGCGATCCCGCCGCTGGTCCCGAAACCCGCCGCGCCCGCCGCTCCCGGACCGCAGCGGGACGAGGAGACCATGGCCCTGCGCCAGGCGGAGGGCGACCGGGACGCCGTTTCACGTGAAACCGGCACCGCCGCGGTGGTTTCACGTGAAACCGGGACCGACCCGGCGCCGGAAGGCCGCGCGGCCCGCCGCAAGGCCGCTCAGCAGGCCACCCGGCGGGGTGGCCGCCACGGCCGCCATGGAGCCGCGGCAGCCGAGGCCACCGCTGCCGCCACCGTGACGGCCGCCGAATCGCCCAAGGCCCCCATGACCCGGGTCGAGGCCCGCCGCGCCCAGCGCGCCGCCAAGGACAGCCCCAGCCTGATCGCCAGCCGCGCACTGGGCGAAGTGTTCATCACCCTCGGCGTGCTGATGCTGCTCTTCGTCACCTACCAGCTGTGGTGGACGAACGTGCGGGCCGACGCGGAGGCGGGCGGCGCCGCCAACACCCTCCAGCAGCAGTGGGACAAGGGCGGCGGCGAGAAGAAGAACCTCGCGGTCGGTGAGCGCTTCGGGATCATGTACATCCCCAAGCTCGACGTGAAGGCTCCGATCGCCGAGGGCATCGACAAGACCACGGTGCTGGACCACGGCATGATCGGCCACTACGACGCCAGCAGCGGGACCAAGACGGCGATGCCGTGGGACCCGAAGGGCAACTTCGCGGTCGCGGCCCACCGCAACACCCACGGTGAGCCGTTTCGGTACATCAACCGGCTCACCAAGGGCGACAAAATCGTCGTGGAGACGCAGAGCGCGTACTACACGTACGAGATGGAGAGCGTCCTCCCTCAGACGTCGCCCAGCAACACCAGCGTGATCGGTCCGGTACCGCCGGGTTCGGGATTCACCGGTCCGGGTCGCTACATCACCTTGACCACCTGCACACCGGAGTTCACCAGTACCTTTCGGTTGATCGTCTGGGGCAAGATGGTCGACGAGCGACCGCGGAGCAAGGGCAAACCGGAAGCGCTCGCCGGCTGA
- a CDS encoding class E sortase, with amino-acid sequence MTVRWIVRAVSEICVTAGTLIVLFVVYLLFWTGVRADSAMAGEIGRLQDQWSAGSVTAPAGRPATPTTAGPRPYEPGKSFAVMYIPRLGADWAKPVLQGTTVGVLQRGLGHYDRTARLGEIGNFAVAGHRRTYGDPFKDFPELRPGDAVVLTDGTTWFTYRIDNRPYTTLPGDIGVIDPVPQKSGYRGPGRYLTLTTCEPEWGHSHRLIAWAHLDSTQPVEQGRPSALTG; translated from the coding sequence ATGACGGTGCGGTGGATCGTGCGGGCGGTCAGCGAAATCTGCGTCACCGCCGGCACGCTGATCGTCCTCTTCGTCGTCTACCTCCTCTTCTGGACCGGCGTACGCGCCGACAGCGCGATGGCCGGTGAGATCGGCAGGCTCCAGGACCAGTGGTCGGCCGGCTCGGTCACCGCCCCCGCCGGCCGGCCCGCCACTCCGACCACCGCCGGGCCCCGCCCCTACGAGCCCGGAAAGTCCTTCGCCGTCATGTACATCCCGCGGCTCGGGGCGGACTGGGCCAAACCCGTCCTGCAAGGCACCACCGTCGGCGTCCTCCAGCGCGGCCTCGGCCACTACGACCGCACCGCCCGGCTCGGCGAGATCGGCAACTTCGCCGTCGCCGGCCACCGCCGCACCTACGGCGATCCCTTCAAGGACTTCCCCGAACTCCGCCCCGGAGACGCCGTAGTCCTCACCGACGGCACGACCTGGTTCACCTACCGCATCGACAACCGTCCCTATACGACGCTGCCCGGCGACATCGGCGTGATCGACCCCGTACCGCAGAAGTCCGGCTACCGGGGGCCCGGACGCTATCTGACCCTGACCACCTGCGAGCCGGAGTGGGGCCACAGCCACCGGCTGATCGCCTGGGCCCACCTGGATTCCACCCAACCCGTCGAGCAGGGAAGGCCGTCGGCTTTGACCGGCTGA